The genomic interval CATTTGTACCGAATGATTTGAAGACGGGCTGGTAGCCTGCTGAGTTGTCGTCCGGCATGTGTGAAGCCATGTGTGCTCCGGATATGACTGACGATGAGATACCGGGTCCCTGAAATCACAGAAAAGTGGTCGGCTCTCTCTTACACTAGTCTTCTGAACTGGACACTTGTTGCAACAAAAACGTTGTACGCCAGTCACTTTCTGTGGAGTGTAACGGAATGGACTGGATTGGCGATGACGCAAGTCAAGTGCGTACAGCGTTCACCGTGTATTTGTTGtagttttgtagtttttgttttgttttagttttaattcgAACAAAGGgtgtaatgattttttaaatacaagcCAAAATTCTTGTACAAGTTCACTGGAAGTATGTTACACCGTTTTAAGATCTTTCTCACAGAACCCACATGAAATCTTTTTCTAattaaatctttgttttatcacaatatttattcattcctGCAGATTACTTTCGTCTCCTCTAAACTCAAACTTATTAAACTTTATTGAACTTTCTCTAATGTTGTATTTTCCCAATTATTACAAaaacttcagtgtcacatattggttttttatctttgtaaaacattacttattttggtaaaactttAGTTTAGGAACCAGTTCTTGCTAGTTGTCTATTAGCAAGCATGCATATTAccagcatattggctgtttagtAGTagttataaagcacatattaatcccttattctgcatgactaTATTTTAGATGAAGCAAGAGTTGTAGCTAGTTAATAGTTAGAATTGGTCCCCAAGCTAATATGTAACCCTTATTTTATAACAGACCTGAATTAAATTTCCAGTAACATTTAGTGTTGATCATTGTAATGTGTCTTAAATAATCTAATACTCTTTTACCTTTGCCATGTTTAGGATTATGTATTATTAGGTCTTGCTTCATGCTTGTTAATAACTCCTTCCTCTCTATGCATTCTTGAATTGCTTTGAACAACAAATGGCTAATATGTATCATGAAAATGTTTCAGTggttctaacatctttgcactCCACTCCATTTATCAGTAAACTTGACATAGCCTTATTTTTCCTGTCTTCTCTTCCATATATTGCTGAAATATTAGGTATTTATTTCTCCTTCCTCTATCTCCTTTGCTTACAATCTCACAAATGCAACTTGGAATCTTTTAAAGTACATATCATTTAATTTGGATGGCAAATTGTTTATCTTCACTATTTAATTCTGCAATATCACATTATTTACTAACTTCCTGGAAAAGTCCACTAGATGGaaccatttctgttttttttaaacctagtatttatttatacattttgtatttaggACATACTTTGTAGTAGTTACATAATTTCAGACAGCATCAGGaatctttaaaaagaaaccacataAACCTACAATACAACCATTTTTTCATCATATATatgcaaaatgatttttattttatttttatgttttttattttggcaactttttctttttagttgtcagaactattttatttattttcttttattcattttgttttattttatttttaattgtattttttttttttttattcattcattgtattttttattttattataatttttgtattttatttttttttgttattttattcattcatttattttattttattttattttattttatttttattttattttatgaacctacattacaatcatttttttcatcatatataaaaaatgagtaTATGATCTATGTGGCACATGAGCCTTTGGTGACTTTTGAGGAGATTTAACAAGTTGTCAGATTTGTTCTGACAGTGtttaattgaaaattaaacaataaaaccatGCAAGATAAtgtgaaaatgattttatttttattatttaatttaattttgttttatttttctttattttttttttatttattttattttttttattttatttttcattttgttttattattttttctattctattctattctattcttggCAAGTGCATTTCCTAAAATCACCAGGAAGTTAAATTCATTTGACTATACTCACGCTATAGTCGAAGGTAACTAGACAGGTCTTTGCATGCAGGCAATTTGACAGGTCATTTTGGTTTTGGGCACAACCCAAAATAAAACGATCTAAAGATAATGAACTGACGCgatttggtttttattttatatttatattttatatttgtttgtttgttttatgtagaCAAATAACATGAATATCTTTTCAAGCAATGACAGAGACTTGGTTTGGTGTTTTGTTGCTTATCGTCACAAGTGTTTTCTCAGTACAAGGTAAGTCCTGTGGGTGTGTTTGAATTAGTTTCAGCTCAATTGACTCTCCTTATTCTAGCTTGAAACATTAGTTATGTTGTGTACACTGTAGGCTATACTTTAGATTCAAGAATTCCTTTTGATCTCTTACCATCTAGCTGATGAATGCATAGTAGGAGTGATTGGGGAGCCTGCCATCCTTCCTTGTGTTTATAATGGACTGAAAAATGTGACCTCCCTCCAAATCTCATCTGAGTGGAGAAGAGGAATGGAAATAATCCACACTGCAGACTGGATGATGGGACAAGtggagatgcaaaatgtgtCCCACAGTATCCGGACTGCTGTGTCAACTTTAGCCCCAAACACTGGAGATTTCTCACTGGAGTTACATGATGTGCATTTATCAGATGCACACAATTACAGTTTTCATGTTAAGCTTCATGGTCAAAATAGAAGCTCTCTGGTTTGCACTGTCTGCCTCAACATAGCAGGTAAGGATACAACATTTAATGCATCCAGACTAGCGCAGTATTCTGGTGCTTATTTTGGTTTcaagcattcatttttttacatgcaGGTCATTTCAGTCCCCCTACTTTATTTAGAGAGAATGGAGTGGATGGTGAAGAAACCAGATTGTTTTGC from Labeo rohita strain BAU-BD-2019 chromosome 6, IGBB_LRoh.1.0, whole genome shotgun sequence carries:
- the LOC127167037 gene encoding ICOS ligand, which produces MTETWFGVLLLIVTSVFSVQADECIVGVIGEPAILPCVYNGLKNVTSLQISSEWRRGMEIIHTADWMMGQVEMQNVSHSIRTAVSTLAPNTGDFSLELHDVHLSDAHNYSFHVKLHGQNRSSLVCTVCLNIAGHFSPPTLFRENGVDGEETRLFCNSQGGFPAPSVYWLVNHTQHALETSVTTYINTLPQSELFNITSVLSINISADTAISCVIENNLLNETLTATEFVVLSSTSERRLSEYIWVFSAVLCVIVFFLVATSLRYQKKWDIKEQKRKQHRCGDEACSEDTDMIVFDWEKLASLPESDV